ATCGGCGCCGGCCACGACGTAGTTCGTCTTTTTGCTCACTGAGCCGGAGACGTGCCCGCCCGCATTTTCGATCTTTCCCTTGGCTTCATCGCGGCTCAAGCCCGGCAGCGTGCCGGTGAGCACAAAGGTCAGCCCTGCGAGCTGGCTGGTCTTTTTGCGCTTTTCGCCGGTGAAGCGCAGGCCCGCCTCGCGCAGCCGCTCCACCAGATCGCGGTTGCGCGGCTCATCAAAGAACTCGCGAATGGCCTCGGAGACGCGCGGGCCCACGTCATTCACGCGCTCCAGCTCTTCGCGCGAAGCCTGCATGAGCGCATCCATGGAGCCGTACTCCTCGGCCAGTGCCTGTGCCGTGCGCTCGCCCACAAAGCGAATGCCGAGGCCAAAGAGCACACGGTCGAGCGGAGCCTGACGCGACTTGTCAATCTCACCCAGCAGCGCGGTGGCGGACTTTTTGCCCATGCGCTCGAGGCTGACAAGCTGCTCCTCTGTGAGCGAGTAGATGTCTGAAACCGTCTTGACCAGGCCGCGCCCCAGCAACTGCATCACAATGGCCTCGCCCATGCCCTCAATGTTCATGACGCCGCGCGAGGCAAAGTGCAGCAGGCTCTCGCGCAGACGCGCCGGGCAATCGGTGTTGACGCAGCGGTAGTCCGCCTCGCCGGGCGTGCGCACCACTTCACTGCCGCAGGCCGGGCAGGCGTGCGGAAAGTGAAAGTGCTTTGTGCCGCGCGGATGTTCGGCGTCATCGACGACTTCGACGACTTTAGGAATCACGTCGCCACCGCGCTCGATGCGCACAAAATCGCCGATGCGGAGCCCCAGCCGCTCAATTTCATCGGCGTTGTGCAGCGTGGCGCGCGTGACGGTGGTGCCGCCCACCTGCACGGGAGCCAGCCAGGCCACGGGCGTGAGCTTGCCGGTGCGGCCCACCTGCACTTGAATGTCCTCAACCTGCGTGACCCCGGAGCGAGCGGCAAACTTGTAGGCCACGGCCCAGCGAGGCGCGCGGCCCGTATAGCCCAGCCGCCGCTGCAGCACCGCGGAGTTCACCTTGACCACCACGCCATCAATCTCATAGCCGAGGCGGCTGCGATGCTCCTCGGCGCGATTCACAAACTCGACCACCGTCTCAATGCTTTTGGCCGCGTGGCGGTGCTGGTTGACGCGAAAGCCCAGTGTGGCCAGCGCGTCGAGCGCCTCTTCCTGCTCACCGAAGGCGTCTTCGCCTTTCTCAGTGAGCGCAAAGTAGGCGTAGAAGTCGAGCCGCCGTTGCGCGACGATATTCGGCTCAAGCGTGCGAATGGTGCCGGCCGCCGCATTGCGCGGATTCGCGGCCGGCGCAAGCCCCTGCGCCTCGCGCTCTTCGTTCAGCTTTTCAAAGGCCGTAAAGGGCATGACCACTTCGCCGCGCACCTCAAAGTTTGCGGGCATTTTGGCCTGCTGCAACTTGCCGTCTGCAATCGAAAGCGGCACTGAGCGAATGGTGCGCACGTTGGTCGTGACGTCTTCGCCGATTTCTCCGTCGCCGCGCGTGAGCCCGCGCGCCAGT
The DNA window shown above is from Acidobacterium capsulatum ATCC 51196 and carries:
- the ligA gene encoding NAD-dependent DNA ligase LigA; translated protein: MSHASAAQQIESLRESIRHHEYLYYVQDQPEIDDLAFDELMRKLQRLEAEHPELITPDSPTQRVGGKPKEGFAKVAHSRPMLSLDNVNSEEELRDWERRVREQAGQNAEIEYVCEYKLDGLSMALHYRDGQLARGLTRGDGEIGEDVTTNVRTIRSVPLSIADGKLQQAKMPANFEVRGEVVMPFTAFEKLNEEREAQGLAPAANPRNAAAGTIRTLEPNIVAQRRLDFYAYFALTEKGEDAFGEQEEALDALATLGFRVNQHRHAAKSIETVVEFVNRAEEHRSRLGYEIDGVVVKVNSAVLQRRLGYTGRAPRWAVAYKFAARSGVTQVEDIQVQVGRTGKLTPVAWLAPVQVGGTTVTRATLHNADEIERLGLRIGDFVRIERGGDVIPKVVEVVDDAEHPRGTKHFHFPHACPACGSEVVRTPGEADYRCVNTDCPARLRESLLHFASRGVMNIEGMGEAIVMQLLGRGLVKTVSDIYSLTEEQLVSLERMGKKSATALLGEIDKSRQAPLDRVLFGLGIRFVGERTAQALAEEYGSMDALMQASREELERVNDVGPRVSEAIREFFDEPRNRDLVERLREAGLRFTGEKRKKTSQLAGLTFVLTGTLPGLSRDEAKGKIENAGGHVSGSVSKKTNYVVAGADAGSKLEKANSLGVPVIDEAALIKMLETEQA